One genomic segment of Vagococcus intermedius includes these proteins:
- the comGC gene encoding competence type IV pilus major pilin ComGC, whose amino-acid sequence MKKRKQTNNDGFTLIEMLVVLLVIAVLILLFVPNLAKQQSKITARGDEAFTQVIKTQAELYRMNEGDPVTYEKLLADHYLTKQQVAKAKELGINLAQLDD is encoded by the coding sequence ATGAAAAAAAGAAAACAAACAAATAACGATGGGTTCACCTTAATTGAAATGTTAGTAGTCTTACTCGTCATTGCAGTGTTAATTCTGCTATTTGTTCCAAATCTAGCCAAACAACAAAGTAAAATAACAGCACGTGGTGATGAAGCTTTTACACAAGTAATCAAAACACAGGCAGAACTTTATCGGATGAATGAAGGTGATCCAGTAACTTATGAAAAGTTATTAGCAGATCATTATTTGACAAAGCAACAAGTTGCTAAGGCTAAAGAGCTGGGAATTAATTTGGCACAATTAGATGACTAG
- the comGA gene encoding competence type IV pilus ATPase ComGA: protein MKEYGEYLLQVGFDRQASDVYIFPVAKGYEISYRFHQMKQVFSHLRQEQGEQLILYFKYLADMDVSEKRRIQVGASQVRQYQQGQAKVRVSSVGDYRNRESLVIRFLHDDQNHAYYYFFPKQLVQIKQELGRTGLFLFSGPTGSGKTTTMYRLAKKFIAEGQQVITIEDPVELSEGQFLQLQVNMKIQQSYEELVKLCLRHRPDILIVGEIRDKETARAVVRGALTGHTIFTTIHGMDKTGIIARLEELGVAKVDIEQCLAGVIYQKLLPLCKNESEEQATESSQHAILFDSIFYPQKSEEVAIPGYLTWRKQLVKAWLCGYISSETCRKEWG, encoded by the coding sequence ATAAAAGAGTATGGTGAATATCTTTTACAAGTCGGATTTGATCGGCAAGCGAGTGATGTTTATATTTTTCCAGTGGCAAAAGGCTATGAGATTTCTTATCGTTTTCATCAAATGAAACAAGTTTTTAGTCATCTGAGACAAGAGCAAGGAGAGCAACTGATTTTATATTTTAAATACTTAGCTGATATGGATGTTTCTGAAAAAAGACGGATTCAAGTTGGGGCTAGTCAGGTTCGTCAATATCAGCAAGGGCAAGCCAAAGTAAGGGTCTCTTCCGTTGGCGATTATCGTAATAGAGAAAGCCTAGTGATTCGTTTTTTACATGATGATCAAAATCATGCTTATTATTATTTTTTCCCGAAGCAGCTGGTACAAATAAAACAAGAACTAGGTCGAACTGGACTTTTCTTATTTTCGGGTCCGACAGGTTCAGGAAAAACGACAACGATGTATCGTTTAGCCAAGAAGTTTATTGCAGAGGGGCAACAAGTAATCACAATAGAAGATCCAGTAGAATTGAGTGAAGGGCAATTTTTACAGTTACAGGTCAACATGAAAATTCAACAAAGTTATGAAGAGCTAGTAAAGCTTTGCTTACGTCACCGACCTGATATTTTAATTGTAGGAGAAATTAGGGATAAAGAGACGGCGCGTGCTGTTGTCAGAGGCGCTTTGACGGGCCATACCATCTTTACAACGATTCATGGCATGGATAAGACAGGAATTATTGCTAGGTTGGAGGAATTAGGGGTTGCTAAAGTTGATATTGAACAGTGTTTGGCAGGTGTCATTTATCAAAAGTTGCTACCCTTGTGTAAAAATGAGAGTGAAGAGCAGGCAACGGAAAGTTCCCAGCATGCTATTTTATTTGATTCTATTTTTTATCCTCAAAAGAGTGAAGAGGTGGCCATACCGGGCTATCTAACTTGGCGAAAGCAACTAGTCAAGGCCTGGTTATGTGGCTATATTTCCTCAGAAACTTGTCGAAAAGAGTGGGGTTAG
- a CDS encoding VanZ family protein codes for MAKGNNTSNRNLYIWLGLLVMVILFFSSSQTYEQQSQISFLSRVLSGQPFAETLSGIQFNYAGSPVSMEAKGYFGFVEFFVRKGAHFLTYFILGGAGFLGLQYRINQMALTGLVSWLAATGYAALDEYHQMLTGGRSPLFQDVILDSIGAATAIILCIIVMLWRRR; via the coding sequence TTGGCAAAAGGAAATAATACAAGTAATCGTAATCTCTATATCTGGCTAGGATTACTAGTCATGGTGATCTTATTTTTTAGTTCATCGCAAACCTATGAACAACAGTCTCAAATTTCATTTTTAAGTCGTGTTCTTTCTGGTCAGCCTTTTGCAGAGACCTTATCAGGAATTCAGTTTAATTATGCTGGTAGTCCAGTTAGTATGGAAGCTAAAGGTTATTTTGGTTTTGTTGAGTTTTTTGTTAGAAAGGGTGCTCATTTTCTGACCTATTTTATTTTAGGTGGAGCAGGATTTTTAGGTCTACAGTATCGTATCAATCAAATGGCCTTGACGGGCTTAGTTAGTTGGTTGGCAGCTACAGGTTATGCAGCGTTAGATGAATATCATCAAATGCTAACTGGCGGTCGGAGTCCGTTATTTCAAGATGTCATACTGGATAGTATTGGAGCGGCAACGGCTATTATATTATGTATCATTGTGATGTTATGGCGCAGACGCTAG
- the comGB gene encoding competence type IV pilus assembly protein ComGB, whose translation MEVRWNRQARFEFVELLGELLVSGFTMQESLAFMKDLLPKHRQGIDNLLKNFSLGEPIHKSFASLGYTDKQVTQLYLASVHGDLIGTLTYIAVQTKDERYQREQLLKVLAYPLLLITFLVGMMLLMRYLLVPQLTVMTQGSSKKSHLLEAVTNLPFFLGGVGGFLALLSGLFYWQFKRNNAIKRSTFYSRIPGISKFYCYYYTSFFANEWGMLLKHGLELQAILRIMQVDGNAQLMIDVSKKLDKGLAEGHPLYQEIANWSFFTKEFATIIHRGEVKGKLGDELVIYSKRLWQELNKRLERVMLWIQPVTFIIVAGLILVIYGALLLPIYQEMDEML comes from the coding sequence ATGGAGGTAAGATGGAATCGTCAAGCTCGTTTTGAATTTGTTGAACTGTTAGGAGAATTGTTAGTATCTGGTTTTACGATGCAAGAGAGTTTAGCTTTTATGAAAGATTTATTGCCTAAACATCGCCAAGGAATTGATAATTTACTCAAAAACTTTTCCTTAGGTGAGCCTATTCATAAATCTTTTGCAAGCTTAGGCTATACAGATAAGCAAGTCACACAACTTTATTTAGCTAGCGTTCATGGTGATTTGATTGGAACGTTGACATATATAGCCGTTCAAACTAAAGATGAGCGTTATCAAAGAGAACAACTATTGAAAGTCTTGGCGTATCCACTTCTATTAATTACTTTTTTAGTCGGTATGATGTTACTAATGAGGTATCTCTTGGTTCCACAATTGACGGTGATGACTCAAGGAAGTTCAAAGAAGAGTCATTTGTTAGAGGCGGTAACCAATTTACCCTTTTTTTTAGGAGGAGTAGGGGGATTCCTCGCACTCTTAAGTGGACTTTTTTACTGGCAGTTTAAGAGAAATAACGCGATTAAAAGGAGTACTTTTTATAGTAGAATACCAGGAATTTCAAAATTTTATTGTTATTATTATACTTCTTTTTTTGCCAATGAATGGGGAATGTTACTCAAACATGGTTTAGAGTTACAAGCTATTTTACGAATAATGCAAGTAGATGGGAATGCCCAATTGATGATTGACGTATCAAAAAAATTAGATAAAGGACTAGCTGAGGGACATCCACTGTATCAAGAGATAGCCAACTGGTCATTTTTCACTAAAGAATTTGCAACTATTATTCACCGTGGAGAGGTTAAAGGGAAATTGGGAGATGAGTTGGTCATTTACAGTAAACGTTTATGGCAAGAATTAAATAAACGTTTGGAGCGTGTTATGTTATGGATTCAACCAGTCACCTTTATTATTGTAGCTGGTTTGATTTTAGTTATTTATGGTGCTTTATTGTTACCAATTTATCAAGAAATGGATGAGATGTTATGA
- the comGF gene encoding competence type IV pilus minor pilin ComGF: MKRKVKNMLFISKLQKDKSDGTKGLTLLECVIALAVMMMVLLLLMDGLKLMNKTSDGDFLSSELTWHLFLIQLANTSKKWELVKVEPKRIVFKDLNETGIDNELIIENYHSQIKKQKRGGYDALLLGVSQAKFVEESQGVVLAVEMQDGKSYQAVFPLWHR; this comes from the coding sequence TTGAAACGAAAGGTAAAAAATATGCTATTTATCAGCAAGCTTCAAAAAGATAAGAGTGACGGGACTAAAGGACTGACTTTATTAGAGTGTGTCATTGCGTTGGCTGTTATGATGATGGTTTTATTATTGCTAATGGATGGACTTAAATTAATGAATAAAACTAGTGACGGGGATTTTTTAAGTTCGGAGTTGACCTGGCATTTGTTTCTGATCCAGTTAGCCAACACGTCTAAAAAGTGGGAATTAGTAAAAGTTGAACCAAAGAGGATCGTTTTTAAAGATTTAAATGAGACTGGGATAGATAATGAGCTAATCATTGAAAATTATCATAGTCAAATAAAAAAACAAAAACGTGGTGGATATGATGCGTTATTACTAGGTGTTTCTCAAGCTAAGTTTGTCGAGGAAAGTCAAGGGGTAGTATTGGCTGTTGAGATGCAAGATGGTAAAAGTTATCAAGCTGTCTTTCCTTTATGGCACCGATAG
- a CDS encoding YebC/PmpR family DNA-binding transcriptional regulator, whose product MAGHSKWKNIQGRKNAQDAKRGKVFQKLSREIYVAAKSGGPDPDSNPSLRMMLDKARSANMPNDNIQRALKKASNAGEGENYDEVTYEGYGPEGVAILVTTLTDNRNRTATNVRVAFNKNGGSLGETGSVSYMFDRKGYLAIAREGLDVDEDAMMLAVIEAGGEDLQISEDVFEIYTEPVDFPVVRDALAEAGYALAQAELTMVPQTLVEMSEEAKVKLETLIDALEDDDDVSEVFTSADN is encoded by the coding sequence ATGGCAGGACATTCTAAGTGGAAGAATATTCAAGGTAGAAAAAACGCGCAAGATGCTAAACGTGGTAAAGTTTTCCAAAAGTTATCAAGAGAAATTTATGTAGCAGCAAAAAGTGGAGGACCTGATCCAGACTCAAACCCGTCACTACGGATGATGTTAGACAAGGCTCGCTCTGCGAATATGCCAAATGATAACATTCAACGTGCTCTAAAAAAAGCCAGTAATGCTGGTGAGGGTGAGAATTATGATGAGGTTACTTATGAGGGATATGGACCAGAGGGAGTAGCTATTTTAGTAACAACTTTAACTGATAATCGCAATCGGACAGCGACTAATGTTCGGGTTGCTTTTAATAAAAATGGTGGCTCTTTAGGTGAGACCGGCTCTGTTAGTTATATGTTTGATCGTAAAGGTTATTTGGCAATTGCTCGTGAGGGGCTTGATGTAGATGAAGATGCGATGATGCTGGCAGTGATTGAAGCAGGTGGTGAGGACTTACAAATATCAGAAGATGTTTTTGAAATCTATACCGAACCTGTTGATTTTCCAGTAGTTCGTGATGCCTTGGCTGAAGCTGGATACGCATTAGCTCAAGCTGAGTTGACAATGGTTCCGCAAACTCTTGTAGAGATGAGTGAGGAAGCCAAAGTGAAGTTAGAGACATTAATTGACGCGTTAGAAGATGACGATGATGTTTCTGAAGTTTTTACCTCAGCTGATAATTAA
- the rpoC gene encoding DNA-directed RNA polymerase subunit beta', producing MIDVNKFESMQIGLASPEKIRSWSYGEVKKPETINYRTLKPEREGLFCERIFGPTKDWECACGKYKRIRYKGIVCDRCGVEVTRSKVRRERMAHIELAAPVSHIWYFKGIPSRMGLILDMSPRALEEVIYFASYVVTDPGDTSLEKKQLLTEREYREKREQYGQSFQAGMGAEAVKRLLDAVDLEREVVELKEELKTASGQKRTRAIRRLDILEAFRSSGNEPGWMVMDVVPVIPPDLRPMVQLEGGRFATSDLNDLYRRVINRNNRLKRLLDLMAPNIIVQNEKRMLQEAVDALIDNGRRGRPVTGPGNRPLKSLSHMLKGKQGRFRQNLLGKRVDYSGRSVIVVGPFLKMYQCGLPKEMAIELFKPFVMRELVGREIASNIKNAKRKIERQEDEVWDVLEDVIKEHPVLLNRAPTLHRLGIQAFEPVLVEGRAIRLHPLVCEAYNADFDGDQMAVHVPLNDEAQAEARMLMLAAQNILNPKDSKPVVTPSQDMVLGNYYLTMEEDGREGEGMIFRDVQEAELAWKNGYVHLHTRIGLQTSSMPEKPFTDWQKERTLITTVGKAIFNEIMPPEFPYLNEPTDYNLTIQTPDKYFVENGTDIPAHIKEQELVGPFKKKNLGNVIAEVFKRFKITETSRMLDRMKDLGYKHSTIAGMTVGIADIVVLHEKQALIEEAHTKVENVTKQFRRGLITDDERYERVIGIWNGVKDAIQLKLMESLDDKNPIFMMSDSGARGNISNFTQLAGMRGLMAAPNGRIMELPIISNFREGLTVLEMFISTHGARKGMTDTALKTADSGYLTRRLVDVAQDVIIREDDCGTDRGLDVTAIKEGNEVIETLEERLLGRYARKSVMHPETGAVIVGPNEMITEDLTKQIIDAGVEKVTIRSVFTCNTKHGVCKHCYGRNMATGLEVEVGEAVGTIAAQSIGEPGTQLTMRTFHTGGVAGDDITQGLPRIQEIFEARNPKGQAVVTEVTGDVIDIHEDAATRTREITIKGNTDTRTYAVPYTSRLKVAEGDMIHRGEPLTEGSIEPKQLLQIRDVLSVGVYLLREVQKVYRMQGVEIGDKHIEVMVRQMLRKIRVMDPGDTDILPGTLIDISEFKEQNYSTLVAGGTPATGRPVLLGITKASLETNSFLSAASFQETTRVLTDAAIRGKKDPLLGLKENVIIGKIIPAGTGMPTYRNMEPKEVGVASENVYSISDIEAKMAAEDALLTDKD from the coding sequence TTGATCGATGTAAATAAATTCGAAAGCATGCAGATCGGTTTAGCTTCTCCAGAAAAAATCAGAAGCTGGTCATATGGTGAAGTAAAAAAACCAGAAACAATCAACTACCGTACTCTTAAACCAGAGCGTGAAGGTCTTTTTTGTGAACGTATCTTCGGACCCACAAAAGATTGGGAATGTGCGTGTGGTAAATATAAACGAATCCGTTATAAAGGAATCGTCTGTGACCGTTGTGGCGTTGAGGTAACACGTTCTAAAGTTCGTCGTGAACGTATGGCTCATATTGAATTAGCTGCTCCAGTCTCACATATTTGGTACTTTAAAGGTATCCCAAGTCGTATGGGTCTTATTTTAGACATGAGCCCTCGTGCCCTTGAGGAAGTTATCTACTTTGCATCATATGTAGTAACAGATCCGGGTGATACATCTTTAGAGAAAAAACAATTATTAACTGAGCGTGAGTATCGTGAAAAACGTGAACAATATGGTCAATCATTCCAAGCTGGAATGGGTGCCGAAGCTGTTAAACGTTTATTAGATGCAGTTGATTTAGAGCGCGAAGTAGTTGAATTAAAAGAAGAATTAAAAACAGCTTCAGGTCAAAAACGTACGCGTGCAATCCGTCGTTTAGATATTTTAGAAGCATTCCGTAGTTCAGGCAATGAACCTGGTTGGATGGTTATGGACGTTGTACCTGTTATTCCACCAGATTTACGCCCAATGGTTCAATTAGAAGGTGGTCGTTTTGCGACATCTGATTTGAATGATTTATACCGTCGTGTGATTAACCGTAATAACCGTTTGAAACGTTTATTAGATTTAATGGCACCAAATATTATCGTTCAAAATGAAAAACGCATGTTACAAGAAGCAGTCGATGCGCTAATTGATAACGGTCGTCGTGGTCGTCCAGTAACTGGACCAGGTAATCGTCCACTTAAATCTCTTTCACATATGCTGAAAGGGAAACAAGGTCGTTTCCGTCAAAACTTACTGGGTAAACGTGTTGACTATTCAGGACGTTCCGTTATCGTTGTTGGACCGTTCTTAAAAATGTACCAATGTGGTTTACCAAAAGAAATGGCGATTGAATTATTCAAGCCATTTGTGATGCGTGAATTAGTTGGACGTGAAATCGCAAGCAACATTAAAAATGCGAAACGTAAAATCGAACGTCAAGAAGATGAAGTTTGGGATGTATTAGAAGATGTTATTAAAGAACATCCAGTCTTACTTAACCGAGCACCTACGCTTCATAGACTTGGTATCCAAGCCTTTGAACCAGTTCTTGTTGAAGGACGCGCTATCCGTCTTCACCCATTAGTATGTGAAGCTTATAATGCCGATTTCGATGGAGACCAAATGGCGGTTCATGTGCCACTTAATGATGAAGCTCAAGCAGAAGCTCGTATGTTAATGCTTGCCGCTCAAAACATCTTGAATCCAAAAGATAGTAAACCAGTTGTTACACCATCTCAAGATATGGTCCTTGGTAACTATTATTTAACAATGGAAGAAGATGGTCGTGAAGGTGAAGGAATGATCTTCCGTGACGTTCAAGAAGCTGAATTAGCATGGAAAAATGGTTACGTGCATTTGCATACTCGTATTGGGTTACAAACGTCATCAATGCCAGAAAAACCATTTACTGATTGGCAAAAAGAACGTACCTTGATTACAACAGTTGGTAAAGCAATCTTCAACGAGATTATGCCACCTGAATTCCCTTACTTAAATGAACCAACTGATTATAACTTAACCATTCAAACGCCAGATAAATACTTTGTAGAAAACGGGACAGATATTCCAGCTCATATTAAAGAGCAAGAATTAGTCGGACCATTCAAGAAGAAAAATCTTGGTAATGTTATCGCTGAAGTCTTCAAACGCTTCAAGATTACTGAAACATCTAGAATGTTAGATAGAATGAAAGATTTAGGTTATAAACACTCAACTATCGCTGGTATGACTGTAGGGATTGCTGATATCGTAGTCTTACATGAAAAACAAGCTTTGATTGAAGAAGCTCATACTAAAGTTGAAAATGTTACAAAACAATTCCGTCGTGGTCTGATTACAGACGATGAACGTTATGAACGCGTTATTGGTATTTGGAATGGTGTCAAAGACGCAATTCAGTTAAAACTGATGGAAAGTCTAGATGATAAAAACCCGATCTTCATGATGAGTGATTCTGGAGCCCGTGGTAATATCTCTAACTTTACGCAGCTTGCTGGTATGCGTGGACTTATGGCCGCTCCGAATGGACGTATCATGGAATTACCAATCATCTCAAATTTCCGTGAAGGTTTAACGGTCTTAGAGATGTTCATCTCAACACATGGTGCTCGTAAAGGTATGACCGATACAGCCCTTAAAACAGCCGATTCAGGTTACTTAACGCGTCGTTTAGTAGACGTAGCCCAAGATGTTATCATTCGTGAAGACGATTGTGGCACTGACCGTGGGTTAGACGTGACAGCGATTAAAGAAGGTAACGAAGTAATCGAAACACTTGAAGAACGTTTATTAGGACGTTATGCTCGTAAATCAGTGATGCACCCAGAAACGGGGGCTGTGATTGTTGGACCGAATGAAATGATTACTGAGGACCTAACAAAACAAATTATTGATGCTGGTGTTGAAAAAGTAACTATCCGCTCAGTCTTTACATGTAACACTAAACATGGTGTATGTAAACACTGTTATGGTCGTAACATGGCGACTGGTCTGGAAGTCGAAGTTGGTGAAGCAGTTGGTACAATTGCTGCCCAATCAATCGGTGAACCAGGTACTCAGTTAACAATGCGTACGTTCCATACAGGTGGGGTTGCTGGAGACGATATTACACAAGGTTTACCTCGTATCCAAGAGATCTTTGAAGCACGTAATCCGAAAGGGCAAGCAGTTGTGACAGAGGTAACAGGTGATGTTATTGATATTCATGAAGATGCTGCTACTCGTACACGTGAAATTACAATTAAAGGTAATACTGACACAAGAACATACGCTGTTCCTTATACTTCTCGTTTGAAAGTAGCGGAAGGCGATATGATTCATCGTGGTGAGCCTTTGACTGAAGGATCAATTGAACCAAAACAATTATTACAAATTCGTGATGTCTTATCTGTCGGTGTTTACTTACTCCGTGAAGTACAAAAAGTATACCGTATGCAAGGGGTAGAAATTGGCGATAAACATATTGAAGTAATGGTACGTCAAATGTTACGTAAGATCCGTGTTATGGATCCAGGTGATACTGATATCTTACCAGGTACTTTAATTGATATTTCAGAATTTAAAGAACAAAACTATAGCACACTTGTTGCCGGTGGCACACCAGCAACTGGTCGTCCAGTCTTGTTAGGTATCACTAAAGCCTCATTAGAAACTAACAGTTTCTTATCAGCCGCATCATTCCAAGAAACAACTCGTGTTCTGACAGATGCTGCAATCCGTGGTAAGAAAGATCCATTACTTGGACTTAAGGAAAATGTTATCATTGGTAAGATTATTCCAGCCGGAACAGGTATGCCTACTTACCGTAACATGGAGCCAAAAGAAGTTGGTGTCGCAAGCGAAAATGTTTATAGCATTAGCGATATCGAAGCGAAAATGGCAGCTGAGGATGCTTTATTAACTGATAAAGACTAG
- a CDS encoding MurR/RpiR family transcriptional regulator, with protein sequence MPNNILFTIQEKMETFSKSEKKLASWILANSSEVIHMTTKSLSEATNVSPATIVRFCYSLNLNGFTDLKLNISTHLPQIKEDLYSDIIKNENISQIKKKLNFKVGHAFDETIDKLNDDMIEEAIAALEAVDMVYTYGIGASGLVAEDIYQKLTRIGKNVFFTKDDHLLATALVSNPTKSLLFAISNSGQKKEVIALAKIAKEQNIPVIILTNAEQSPLALLADILLLTASSGEAPLRSSATSSLLVQLFTIDILYSAYASRHYETVMARLNQSKNAITKLDT encoded by the coding sequence ATGCCTAATAATATTTTATTTACTATTCAAGAAAAAATGGAAACTTTTTCAAAATCAGAAAAAAAATTAGCGAGTTGGATCTTAGCTAATTCATCTGAAGTTATTCATATGACAACAAAATCTTTGTCAGAAGCTACAAATGTCAGTCCTGCGACAATTGTTAGATTTTGTTATTCACTTAATCTAAATGGATTTACAGACTTAAAGCTAAATATCTCAACTCATCTTCCTCAAATCAAAGAAGATCTATACAGCGATATTATAAAAAATGAAAATATTTCGCAAATCAAAAAGAAACTGAACTTTAAAGTAGGCCATGCCTTTGACGAAACAATTGATAAACTAAATGATGACATGATTGAAGAAGCAATCGCTGCTTTAGAAGCTGTTGATATGGTTTATACCTATGGTATTGGTGCCTCAGGTTTAGTTGCTGAAGATATTTATCAAAAGTTAACAAGAATCGGGAAAAATGTCTTTTTTACCAAAGATGATCATTTATTAGCAACCGCTCTTGTTAGCAATCCTACCAAGTCACTATTATTTGCGATTTCAAATTCAGGCCAAAAAAAAGAAGTCATTGCCTTAGCAAAAATTGCCAAGGAACAAAATATTCCAGTAATTATTCTGACTAACGCTGAACAGTCACCTCTAGCACTCCTAGCTGATATACTTTTACTAACAGCTAGTAGCGGTGAGGCGCCTTTAAGAAGTTCAGCTACCAGCTCACTACTTGTCCAACTTTTTACCATTGATATTCTATATTCAGCCTATGCTTCTCGCCATTACGAAACAGTCATGGCGCGCTTAAATCAATCAAAAAATGCTATAACAAAATTAGATACCTAA
- the comGD gene encoding competence type IV pilus minor pilin ComGD, producing the protein MTRVFETNRGYTLLESLLVLLVVSFLILLPVLKGQALQEKNEESLFFKSFERSLVRSQTAAILHYQICRVQAQVGQEVIDLSLVDGRGIKIREILQVPKSVTILTNTTVTFKAGSGNIQKIVSFKFQRKWHNQLIQYQFYLGSGRFAKKIL; encoded by the coding sequence ATGACTAGAGTATTCGAGACCAATCGTGGCTATACTCTATTGGAATCCTTATTGGTTTTATTGGTAGTCAGTTTTCTTATTTTATTGCCTGTATTAAAAGGGCAAGCGTTGCAAGAAAAAAATGAAGAAAGCCTGTTTTTTAAAAGTTTTGAACGAAGCTTGGTGAGAAGTCAGACGGCAGCGATTCTGCATTATCAAATTTGTCGTGTACAAGCACAAGTCGGCCAAGAGGTCATCGATTTATCTCTAGTTGATGGTCGAGGTATTAAAATAAGAGAAATATTACAAGTGCCAAAGAGTGTGACGATTTTAACTAATACGACAGTCACGTTTAAAGCAGGTAGTGGCAATATACAAAAAATTGTATCATTCAAATTTCAAAGAAAATGGCATAATCAACTAATACAATATCAATTTTACCTAGGAAGTGGACGTTTTGCCAAAAAAATATTATAA
- the rpsD gene encoding 30S ribosomal protein S4: MSRYTGPSWKISRRLGISLSGTGKELARRPYAPGQHGPNSRGKKSEYGLQMAEKQKLRHMFGMNERQFVKTFVKAGKIKEGKHGVNFMILLEQRLDNVVYQLGLATTRRQARQLVNHGHITVDGKRVDIPSYHVEVGQVISVREKSQDLVIVKSAVESALGRPAYVSFDTEKLEGSLSRLPEREELSQEIDEAFIVEFYNKKL; the protein is encoded by the coding sequence ATGTCACGTTATACAGGACCAAGTTGGAAAATTTCACGTCGTTTAGGTATTTCATTATCAGGAACTGGGAAAGAGTTAGCTCGTCGCCCTTACGCTCCAGGTCAACACGGACCAAACAGCCGCGGTAAAAAATCAGAATATGGTTTACAAATGGCTGAAAAACAAAAATTACGTCATATGTTTGGCATGAACGAACGTCAATTCGTTAAAACATTCGTTAAAGCTGGTAAAATCAAAGAAGGTAAACACGGTGTTAACTTCATGATCTTATTAGAACAACGTTTAGACAATGTTGTTTACCAATTAGGTTTAGCGACTACTCGTCGTCAAGCTCGTCAATTAGTAAACCACGGTCATATCACAGTTGATGGTAAACGTGTTGATATCCCTTCATACCACGTTGAAGTTGGTCAAGTGATTTCAGTTCGTGAAAAATCTCAAGATTTAGTAATCGTTAAGAGCGCTGTAGAGTCAGCTTTAGGACGCCCAGCTTACGTAAGCTTCGATACTGAAAAATTAGAAGGTAGCTTATCTCGTTTACCAGAACGTGAAGAGTTATCACAAGAAATTGACGAAGCATTCATCGTTGAATTCTACAACAAAAAACTGTAA
- the comGG gene encoding competence type IV pilus minor pilin ComGG, translating to MLLINTSRYSGGILPSCIVVFLLLSALSLLVLANYRQEMLAYEQTVQFYQVEVLKNITIQKLREGHLLKNQKTSIGNIIYSVGEVRYEFEKNKVNLTITLTSGLHRQLVMVL from the coding sequence ATGCTACTTATCAATACATCGCGTTATAGTGGGGGGATTTTACCTTCGTGTATCGTTGTTTTTTTATTGTTAAGCGCATTGTCTCTATTAGTTTTAGCAAATTATCGTCAAGAGATGCTAGCTTATGAGCAAACTGTGCAATTTTATCAAGTCGAGGTTTTAAAAAATATCACGATTCAGAAACTTAGGGAGGGACATTTGCTGAAAAATCAGAAAACATCAATTGGGAACATAATTTATTCTGTGGGGGAGGTAAGGTATGAGTTTGAAAAAAATAAAGTGAATTTGACTATTACTCTAACTTCCGGTTTACATAGGCAACTGGTGATGGTGTTATAA